One genomic segment of Elusimicrobia bacterium HGW-Elusimicrobia-1 includes these proteins:
- a CDS encoding thioredoxin family protein, with amino-acid sequence MKIEILGTGCAKCRLLFESAQKAVQESGLTADVAKVDCIRDIIDYGVMVTPALVIDGEVKTSGRIPSVDEIKNWIKK; translated from the coding sequence ATGAAAATAGAAATACTCGGAACAGGGTGCGCTAAGTGTAGATTGCTTTTTGAATCGGCTCAGAAGGCCGTGCAAGAGTCGGGATTAACGGCCGATGTCGCCAAAGTCGACTGTATCCGTGATATAATAGATTACGGCGTTATGGTCACGCCCGCGCTCGTTATCGACGGAGAAGTCAAGACCTCGGGCAGAATCCCGTCCGTCGACGAAATAAAAAACTGGATTAAGAAATAA
- a CDS encoding transcriptional regulator: protein MKNLLKIFKALGDPARLKIIKILETRSMCVCEITAALDSPQPNVSHHLRILKEAGLIVDVKNGKWVEYELADYAPSPELRRIIDSASKMLKNDKAVAAAIKKSRCADRKKLCR, encoded by the coding sequence ATGAAAAACTTGCTTAAAATATTCAAAGCGCTGGGCGACCCCGCCCGCCTTAAAATAATCAAGATTCTGGAGACGCGCAGTATGTGCGTCTGCGAGATTACGGCGGCGCTTGATTCGCCGCAGCCAAATGTGTCCCATCACCTGAGAATTCTCAAAGAAGCCGGTTTGATAGTGGACGTCAAAAACGGCAAGTGGGTGGAATACGAACTTGCGGACTACGCGCCATCGCCGGAATTGCGGCGGATTATAGATTCCGCGTCCAAAATGCTAAAAAACGACAAAGCCGTCGCGGCCGCGATCAAAAAATCGCGGTGCGCTGACAGAAAAAAACTTTGCCGGTAA
- a CDS encoding arsenate reductase ArsC, translating to MGKKKVLFICVHNSARSQMAETFLNALGGEIFEAKSAGLEPGKLNPVVVEAMMEIGLDISGNKAKKAADIAVSGESFDFVITVCDNGAAATCPFFPGGGERLHWGFDDPSSFTGTYDEKLAKTRVVRDQIKNKMADFSSGKTGGKENV from the coding sequence ATGGGAAAGAAAAAAGTTTTGTTTATATGCGTTCATAACTCCGCCCGCTCTCAGATGGCCGAAACGTTTTTGAACGCTTTGGGCGGCGAAATATTCGAAGCAAAAAGCGCAGGTCTTGAACCCGGCAAACTTAATCCGGTGGTCGTGGAGGCGATGATGGAAATCGGCTTGGATATTTCCGGCAATAAAGCTAAAAAGGCCGCCGATATCGCGGTGTCAGGCGAGTCGTTTGATTTTGTAATAACCGTCTGCGACAATGGGGCCGCTGCGACCTGTCCGTTTTTTCCGGGAGGAGGCGAGCGGTTACACTGGGGGTTCGACGATCCTTCTTCTTTTACGGGTACGTATGACGAAAAACTCGCAAAAACGCGCGTTGTGCGCGACCAAATAAAAAATAAAATGGCGGATTTCTCATCGGGAAAAACAGGGGGAAAAGAAAATGTCTGA
- the arsB gene encoding arsenical-resistance protein, giving the protein MSNSCAERNMNIFERYLTLWVALCIAGGILLGRFAPGAAKYLDGLAIYAGEAPVVSIPIAVCLFFMMYPIMVKIDFAKVVAAGKSPKPAGLTLFVNWAIKPFTMYAISLLFLGVLFKNFIGADAVDYVKMPLGLDLSVGATHGAGMVVLREGIKMLEIPLWRSYLAGCILLGAAPCTAMVLVWGYMAKGNDGHTLVMVAINSLSMLALYGILGGFLLGAGRLPIPWEALALSIAIYVALPLAAGYLSRKLIIKTKGEGWFNNNFLHHLTPVSIVALLVTLVLLFSFKGDVITSRPLTILWIAAPLFIQTNLIFALTYAAAKFMKLRYEDAAPSALIGASNHFEVAIATAVMLFGLSSGAALATVVGVLIEVPVMLMLVGFSKRTAGWFKQ; this is encoded by the coding sequence ATGAGCAATTCTTGCGCGGAAAGAAACATGAATATTTTCGAGCGATACCTCACGCTCTGGGTGGCTTTATGCATAGCCGGCGGCATACTTCTTGGACGGTTTGCGCCCGGCGCGGCCAAATATCTCGACGGCCTGGCGATTTATGCCGGCGAAGCCCCCGTCGTTTCCATACCGATAGCGGTCTGTCTTTTCTTTATGATGTATCCTATAATGGTCAAGATAGATTTCGCCAAAGTCGTAGCGGCCGGAAAATCTCCCAAGCCCGCGGGCTTGACGCTTTTCGTCAACTGGGCGATAAAACCGTTCACGATGTATGCCATCTCTCTTCTTTTTCTGGGCGTTCTTTTCAAAAATTTCATAGGCGCCGACGCCGTGGATTACGTCAAAATGCCGCTGGGTCTTGATTTGTCCGTCGGAGCGACCCACGGCGCGGGCATGGTCGTGCTGCGCGAAGGCATCAAAATGCTGGAAATCCCTTTGTGGCGAAGCTACCTGGCCGGTTGCATCCTTCTGGGCGCGGCTCCTTGCACCGCGATGGTGCTTGTGTGGGGATACATGGCAAAAGGCAACGACGGGCACACTCTGGTTATGGTCGCCATCAATTCTCTTTCTATGCTGGCGCTCTACGGCATACTCGGCGGGTTTCTGCTCGGAGCGGGACGTCTGCCGATTCCGTGGGAAGCGCTGGCTTTATCCATAGCTATTTACGTGGCGCTCCCTCTTGCAGCCGGGTATCTTTCCAGAAAACTCATAATTAAAACAAAAGGCGAGGGCTGGTTTAATAATAATTTCTTGCACCATCTTACGCCGGTATCCATCGTCGCGCTTCTTGTTACACTTGTACTTTTATTTTCTTTCAAGGGAGACGTCATAACGTCGAGGCCGCTTACAATATTGTGGATCGCGGCGCCGCTTTTCATTCAGACGAATCTTATTTTCGCGCTGACTTACGCGGCGGCGAAATTTATGAAACTGCGTTACGAAGACGCCGCGCCGTCGGCCCTTATCGGGGCATCCAACCATTTTGAGGTGGCCATAGCCACGGCTGTAATGCTTTTCGGATTATCGTCGGGCGCGGCGTTGGCCACGGTGGTGGGGGTGCTTATCGAAGTTCCCGTGATGCTTATGCTTGTGGGATTTTCAAAAAGAACGGCGGGTTGGTTTAAACAATAA
- a CDS encoding ABC transporter permease — protein MEYIFEGLSRAVSMLFPPQREIVEIALLSVVVSASATAIAAIAAIPAGVAVALRDFRGRRFLVGALNAWLAVPAVAVGLFVYGLISRRGPMGFLGMLYTPYAMAAAQAVLAFPIILTLTVSALKNIARETSELARAMGADRLQTALAVVKEGRFAFASAVIMGFARVIGETGMTMMLGGNIRGETRVLTTAIALETMKGNFETGLALGFILILVAMSANALLQLAQGK, from the coding sequence ATGGAGTATATTTTTGAAGGCCTCAGCCGCGCGGTCTCGATGCTGTTTCCCCCTCAAAGGGAAATAGTCGAGATCGCGCTTTTGTCGGTGGTCGTTTCGGCCTCGGCGACGGCTATCGCCGCCATCGCGGCCATCCCCGCCGGCGTGGCGGTTGCGCTGCGCGACTTTCGCGGAAGAAGATTTCTCGTCGGCGCGCTCAACGCGTGGCTGGCGGTGCCGGCCGTGGCCGTGGGTCTGTTCGTTTACGGGCTCATAAGTCGTCGGGGGCCGATGGGATTTCTGGGGATGCTTTACACGCCTTACGCTATGGCCGCCGCCCAGGCGGTTCTGGCATTTCCTATAATACTTACGCTTACCGTCTCGGCGCTTAAAAACATTGCGCGGGAAACTTCCGAACTTGCCCGCGCAATGGGCGCGGACCGTTTACAGACGGCTCTTGCGGTCGTAAAAGAGGGGCGTTTCGCTTTTGCGAGCGCGGTCATAATGGGTTTCGCCCGCGTCATCGGAGAAACGGGAATGACGATGATGCTCGGCGGAAACATCAGGGGCGAGACAAGAGTTCTGACTACGGCCATAGCCCTTGAGACGATGAAAGGCAATTTTGAGACGGGGCTGGCGCTCGGGTTTATTCTCATACTCGTGGCTATGTCCGCGAATGCCCTGCTGCAACTGGCTCAGGGAAAGTGA
- a CDS encoding tungsten ABC transporter substrate-binding protein: protein MKSRYSLRRLSALWAVGFFLFSASAINSAAKAGESKKLTLASTTSTMDSGLFDALIPPFEKKYGCKVKVIAVGSGQAIRLARDGNADVLLVHDRASEEKFVADGFGPKRYDVMYNDFIIVGPSDDPAGAEGLDVAEALRAFAQKNAAFVSRGDDSGTHKKERALWKAAAVEPPAEVYMESGSGMEVTLRIAEEKPAYTLTDRATWLAHKKELVNLSVISEGSALLLNPYSVIAVSDKKYPHVNRALAERFISFITGKEGQNIIKNYGVEKYGGPLFFPDAKK from the coding sequence ATGAAGAGTCGTTATTCGTTGCGCCGATTGTCCGCTTTATGGGCAGTTGGATTTTTTTTGTTTTCGGCATCCGCGATCAATTCCGCGGCCAAGGCGGGGGAGTCAAAAAAGTTGACGCTGGCGTCGACCACATCGACGATGGATTCGGGTCTTTTCGACGCGCTTATCCCCCCTTTCGAGAAGAAATACGGATGCAAAGTCAAGGTCATTGCCGTCGGAAGCGGTCAGGCGATACGCCTTGCCCGCGACGGCAACGCCGATGTATTGCTGGTGCACGACCGCGCGTCCGAGGAAAAGTTCGTGGCCGACGGCTTCGGCCCGAAACGTTACGACGTAATGTACAACGATTTCATTATAGTCGGTCCGTCGGACGATCCCGCCGGAGCCGAGGGACTTGATGTCGCGGAAGCGTTGCGCGCCTTCGCGCAGAAAAACGCGGCGTTCGTTTCCCGTGGCGACGACTCGGGCACTCACAAAAAAGAGCGCGCGCTATGGAAAGCCGCCGCCGTCGAACCTCCTGCCGAGGTATATATGGAAAGCGGAAGCGGTATGGAGGTTACTCTGAGAATCGCCGAGGAAAAACCCGCTTACACTCTTACCGACAGAGCCACATGGCTGGCGCACAAGAAGGAGCTTGTCAACCTTTCCGTAATATCCGAGGGGTCTGCTTTGCTGCTCAATCCTTACTCGGTAATAGCCGTTTCCGACAAGAAATATCCGCACGTAAACCGCGCGCTCGCGGAGCGGTTCATTTCTTTTATCACGGGCAAGGAAGGGCAGAATATTATAAAGAATTACGGGGTGGAAAAATACGGCGGGCCGTTGTTTTTCCCCGACGCGAAAAAATAA
- the modA gene encoding molybdate ABC transporter substrate-binding protein has protein sequence MKIIRTGLKTFALSASMFFMTTVSSTADMTAAAEKTKELFFFCGSAVKVPMDEIISAYEKSSGVKINVIYGGSGTLLSQMELSRRGDVYLCGSPDYIEIGERKKLLVPDTDKKIAYLVPAIIVPKGNPKNIRTLDDLARKGVRVGIGNPETVCLGLYSVELLQYNKLLEKVLPNVVVYAKSCEDTATLAVLGKVDAIIGWDVFESWNPTEVEWVKLDGKRIPRLAYAPVALTVFARDRAASSHFIDYLFSGDAAEIWRKWGYISDEAEARKHAPAAAIGGEYKIPENYYKTLKKIRGIR, from the coding sequence ATGAAGATTATCCGCACAGGACTTAAAACATTTGCGCTTTCGGCCTCAATGTTTTTTATGACAACCGTTTCGTCGACGGCCGATATGACGGCCGCTGCGGAGAAAACGAAGGAATTATTTTTCTTTTGCGGCTCGGCCGTCAAAGTGCCGATGGACGAAATAATATCCGCGTACGAAAAATCCTCGGGCGTCAAAATAAACGTCATATACGGCGGCTCCGGCACGCTGCTTTCGCAGATGGAACTCTCCCGCCGCGGCGACGTCTATCTGTGCGGCTCGCCCGACTACATTGAAATAGGCGAGCGCAAAAAACTGCTCGTCCCGGACACCGACAAAAAAATCGCTTATCTGGTTCCCGCCATAATAGTGCCGAAAGGCAACCCGAAAAATATCCGGACTCTCGACGATCTCGCGCGCAAAGGCGTGCGGGTCGGCATTGGAAATCCCGAGACGGTTTGTCTGGGACTTTACAGCGTGGAACTTCTGCAATACAACAAACTGCTTGAAAAAGTTCTTCCGAACGTTGTCGTCTACGCCAAGTCGTGCGAAGACACCGCCACTCTGGCCGTGCTCGGAAAAGTCGACGCCATAATCGGCTGGGACGTCTTTGAATCGTGGAATCCGACGGAAGTCGAGTGGGTAAAGCTCGACGGTAAACGCATACCTCGGCTGGCCTACGCGCCCGTGGCGCTGACGGTCTTCGCGCGCGACCGCGCGGCATCCTCGCATTTTATCGACTATCTTTTTTCCGGCGACGCCGCGGAAATATGGCGCAAGTGGGGATATATATCCGACGAGGCCGAGGCGCGCAAACACGCGCCGGCGGCGGCCATCGGCGGAGAATACAAGATTCCCGAAAATTACTACAAAACACTTAAAAAAATCAGGGGCATCAGATAA
- a CDS encoding ABC transporter permease, protein MKKNVLPAIGYLALGAAAAFFAVALAGLFWKMAETAPQRSFSAERAWFAVRLSLSSATISTALAMAFALPAGYVLSRRNFAGKSVLEAALLLPMVISPVALGALLLIFFDTPTGRFIEKVTGPVVFETRGIVAAQFVVIAGLAVTLAKTVFDYVGRDYEDTARALGCGETETFFRVTLPIASRGLAASAILVWARALGEFGASVTLAGATTYKTETLPVAIYLALASADVYHTGVLIILSFAMALAVLFILKKAASSQGGHY, encoded by the coding sequence ATGAAGAAAAACGTTTTACCGGCGATAGGTTATCTCGCGCTTGGCGCGGCGGCGGCGTTTTTCGCGGTCGCACTGGCCGGACTCTTCTGGAAAATGGCCGAAACCGCCCCGCAAAGGTCTTTCTCTGCGGAGCGCGCGTGGTTCGCCGTGCGGCTGTCCCTGTCGAGCGCGACAATATCGACCGCCCTCGCGATGGCCTTCGCGCTTCCGGCCGGCTATGTTCTGTCCCGACGGAATTTCGCCGGCAAGAGCGTGCTGGAAGCGGCTCTTCTTCTGCCCATGGTGATTTCGCCGGTGGCGCTGGGCGCGCTGCTTTTGATTTTCTTCGATACGCCGACCGGACGTTTCATCGAAAAGGTGACCGGTCCCGTGGTTTTTGAGACGCGCGGCATAGTCGCCGCCCAGTTCGTCGTCATAGCCGGACTTGCCGTTACCCTGGCTAAAACCGTTTTCGACTACGTCGGCCGCGACTACGAAGACACCGCCAGAGCTCTCGGCTGCGGGGAAACCGAAACATTTTTCAGAGTCACGCTTCCCATCGCTTCCCGCGGACTCGCCGCATCGGCGATTCTGGTGTGGGCGCGGGCGCTCGGAGAGTTCGGCGCTTCCGTCACACTTGCCGGAGCCACCACTTACAAAACCGAAACGCTGCCCGTGGCTATTTATCTTGCTCTGGCCTCCGCCGACGTGTATCACACCGGAGTGCTTATCATTCTTTCTTTCGCCATGGCTCTGGCGGTTCTTTTTATTTTGAAAAAAGCGGCGTCGTCGCAAGGCGGACATTATTGA
- a CDS encoding ABC transporter, whose protein sequence is MLELKNINYRTGGFALDDISLAASRKEYFVLLGPTGSGKTLILKTIAGLIPPMSGNIIFDGNDITRVPPEDRGFGYVAQDYRLFPHLGVSDNILFSPEARNLSAASRKKLLDGLTASLEISDLLERSVRNLSGGERQRVALARTLASKPRLVLLDEPFSAIDEGLKKLLWFEIKNILATAAAPVVHVTHDIEEAVTLADKIAVIIDGKICQSGTPDDILLRPASERIARYLGITNIYPGRVISSGDGLCAVDCSGLQIAAPAPDIAPADGSAVSVCVRPQSVKIIRDGESVRDELRENLFDGEVVKTYFFSDTAGVFIRCGRLVFEARFPHAVYHRNKLSIGKNVRIALWRPDVMIYKPDFLLK, encoded by the coding sequence ATGCTTGAACTTAAAAATATAAATTACCGGACGGGCGGCTTCGCCCTCGACGACATTTCGCTTGCCGCGTCCCGAAAGGAATATTTCGTTCTGCTCGGACCGACGGGCAGCGGAAAAACCCTGATACTTAAAACTATCGCGGGATTGATTCCGCCAATGTCGGGGAATATTATTTTCGACGGAAACGACATAACGCGCGTGCCTCCCGAGGATCGCGGCTTCGGATACGTCGCGCAGGATTACCGGCTGTTTCCGCATCTGGGCGTTTCGGACAACATTCTCTTTTCGCCCGAAGCAAGAAATCTTTCCGCCGCCAGCCGCAAAAAACTTCTCGACGGCCTGACCGCCTCGCTGGAGATATCCGACCTGCTCGAAAGGAGTGTCCGCAACCTTTCGGGCGGCGAGCGCCAGCGCGTGGCTCTGGCGCGGACTCTGGCATCCAAGCCGCGACTCGTTCTGCTCGACGAACCGTTTTCCGCCATCGACGAGGGCCTCAAAAAACTTCTGTGGTTTGAAATAAAAAACATACTGGCGACCGCTGCGGCGCCGGTGGTGCACGTAACCCACGACATCGAAGAAGCGGTCACTCTGGCCGACAAAATCGCCGTAATCATCGACGGCAAAATATGCCAGAGCGGAACGCCCGACGATATACTGCTGCGTCCCGCGTCCGAAAGAATAGCCCGCTATCTGGGGATAACGAACATCTACCCGGGCCGCGTAATATCTTCGGGCGACGGCCTTTGCGCGGTGGACTGCTCCGGATTACAAATTGCGGCCCCCGCGCCCGATATCGCGCCGGCCGACGGCTCGGCCGTTTCCGTCTGCGTCCGCCCGCAAAGCGTAAAAATCATCCGGGACGGCGAAAGCGTCCGCGACGAACTCAGAGAAAATCTTTTCGACGGCGAAGTCGTTAAAACTTATTTTTTCTCGGATACGGCCGGTGTATTTATCCGCTGCGGACGTCTTGTATTTGAGGCGAGATTCCCGCACGCGGTTTATCACAGAAACAAGCTCTCCATCGGGAAAAACGTCCGTATCGCGTTGTGGCGGCCGGATGTGATGATATATAAACCCGATTTTTTGCTAAAATAA
- a CDS encoding DNA polymerase III subunit alpha: protein MQQQSFVHLHNHTEYSLLDGACKIFDGKKPGELFKVIADRYKMRSLAITDHGNMFGAIEFYLAALESGIKPIIGCEVYVSKTSRLERDPRSRNHHLTLLARTNEGYRNLMKLVTIGYVEGFYRKPRIDFEALSRHSEGLVCLSGCLQGEIPQAFLSGKDDEAEALAKKYLELFGKERYYLEVMDNGMKEQRDVAKKLVELSKKTGAGLAATNDCHYLHKADAEIHDILLCVDTGTTLDDPKRLKFSTDEFYYRPPEEMIRIFADLPEAISNTVKISDMCAVELNRGQFLLPAYNDIPEGLTPSTYLEQLCLEGLKKRYPKPTEEHHARLKKELGVIEKMNFAEYFLIVRDFVEYARANGVPVGYGRGSGAGSIVAYVLNITNICPLKYGLLFERFLNPDRRTMPDLDIDFADIGRDKVIDYVRKKYGADRVAQIITYSAMQSRSAIKDVARVMGFAATDANKLASLVPQQPGTSIQESLRTVADLKKIYSSDDKVRKCLDAAMKIEGLKRHTGVHAAGIVIAKDDITNYVPMAVSKRDNATVTQYDGDSLLELGLLKVDILGIKTLSVVDECRKSVAGIRGKKIAEVPHDDVKTYKLFAEAKTMGVFQLESSGMRGLLRNLKPTDIEDIIALISLYRPGPMGAGMLDDFVARKHKRVKIVYEHPLLEPILKDTYGVILYQEHVMKIAQALAGFTAGQADLLRRAMGKKKPEEIAKLEGDFTGGCKKNGIDVKTAKKIFDQIQHFGGYGFNKSHAAAYAMLAYETAYLKANFTIEFLTALVNSEIGRSTKKEEDNKVVAYLKEAENYGIKILPPSINKSAGMFTVEDNAIRYGLLAVKNVGEAAAAHIRKVRDESGEFKNTYDFMLRASSREVNRKAVESLIKAGAFDFVAETAGYARAEFLAKFEKMGEFAARFNSSGGSSGMLFGVDETEPDFTAEFRPFTEHECLKQEKEVLGSYLSGHPLAKMEDELNKYSTHRIAELLGDNPPQGFIKVAGLIESVRKCVTKSKETFARFKIEDTADDIDVVIFPRSYQGNAAKLLESGATVVVKGRLNNREPRELIAEEVTDLEEVRRLAPVHYEKMTIKLMAAGVEDDFLAALRKTLLSHPGDTKVCLEATGAGGEKFLIETQMAVKVDTRLFEAVKKMMGAENVILTKA, encoded by the coding sequence ATGCAACAGCAGTCGTTCGTCCATCTACATAATCACACCGAATATTCGCTTCTCGACGGGGCGTGCAAAATCTTCGACGGCAAGAAGCCCGGCGAACTTTTTAAAGTCATAGCCGACCGTTACAAGATGCGATCCCTGGCCATCACCGACCACGGCAATATGTTCGGGGCCATAGAGTTCTATCTTGCCGCCCTTGAATCCGGCATAAAACCCATAATCGGCTGCGAGGTCTACGTCTCAAAAACTTCCCGCCTCGAAAGAGACCCGCGCTCGCGCAACCATCACCTTACGCTTCTGGCCAGAACCAACGAGGGCTACCGCAACCTCATGAAGCTCGTAACCATAGGTTACGTAGAGGGCTTCTACCGGAAACCCCGCATCGACTTTGAAGCGCTGTCGCGCCACTCCGAGGGCCTCGTATGCCTCTCCGGATGTCTGCAGGGGGAAATTCCCCAGGCGTTTCTCAGCGGTAAAGACGATGAAGCCGAGGCGCTCGCTAAAAAATATCTGGAACTTTTCGGCAAGGAAAGATATTACCTTGAAGTGATGGACAACGGGATGAAAGAGCAGCGCGACGTGGCCAAAAAACTCGTCGAACTCTCAAAAAAAACCGGCGCGGGCCTCGCAGCCACAAACGACTGCCACTATCTTCACAAGGCCGACGCCGAAATCCACGACATACTCCTTTGCGTCGACACAGGCACCACTCTCGACGACCCGAAACGTCTGAAGTTTTCTACGGACGAATTCTATTACCGGCCGCCCGAGGAAATGATAAGAATCTTCGCCGACCTGCCCGAAGCCATATCGAACACCGTAAAAATTTCGGATATGTGCGCCGTGGAACTCAACCGCGGACAATTTCTCCTGCCCGCCTACAACGACATCCCCGAAGGTCTCACGCCGTCGACGTATCTCGAACAACTCTGCCTCGAAGGCCTCAAAAAACGCTACCCCAAACCGACCGAAGAACATCACGCCCGTCTGAAAAAAGAACTCGGCGTCATAGAAAAAATGAACTTCGCGGAATATTTTCTCATCGTGCGCGATTTCGTGGAATACGCGCGCGCCAACGGCGTGCCCGTGGGCTACGGCCGGGGTTCCGGAGCCGGCTCCATCGTGGCTTACGTTCTTAATATAACCAATATCTGCCCTCTCAAATACGGCCTGCTCTTCGAGCGTTTTCTTAATCCCGACCGCCGGACGATGCCCGACCTTGATATCGACTTTGCCGACATAGGCCGCGACAAAGTCATCGACTATGTCCGCAAAAAGTACGGCGCCGACAGAGTGGCGCAGATAATAACTTACTCGGCGATGCAATCGCGCTCGGCCATAAAAGACGTGGCGCGGGTGATGGGTTTTGCGGCCACCGACGCAAACAAACTCGCCTCTCTGGTGCCGCAACAGCCCGGCACAAGCATTCAGGAATCGCTGCGGACAGTGGCCGATCTCAAAAAAATATATTCTTCCGACGATAAAGTCCGCAAGTGCCTCGACGCCGCCATGAAAATAGAGGGGCTCAAAAGACACACGGGCGTCCACGCCGCCGGAATAGTCATCGCCAAGGACGACATCACCAACTACGTTCCTATGGCCGTCTCAAAACGCGACAACGCCACCGTCACTCAGTACGACGGCGACTCGCTGCTGGAACTGGGACTTCTTAAAGTCGACATTTTGGGCATCAAGACCCTCAGCGTGGTGGACGAATGCAGAAAATCAGTGGCCGGGATCCGCGGCAAAAAAATCGCCGAGGTGCCTCACGACGACGTTAAAACTTACAAACTGTTCGCCGAGGCCAAAACGATGGGCGTTTTCCAGCTTGAATCTTCGGGGATGAGAGGCCTCTTAAGAAACCTTAAGCCCACGGACATAGAGGATATAATCGCCCTTATATCTCTATACAGACCCGGACCTATGGGCGCCGGAATGCTCGACGACTTCGTGGCCAGAAAACACAAAAGGGTCAAGATAGTATATGAGCATCCGCTGCTTGAACCGATATTAAAAGACACCTACGGCGTCATACTTTATCAGGAACACGTTATGAAGATTGCGCAGGCGCTGGCGGGTTTTACCGCCGGGCAGGCGGATCTTCTGCGCCGCGCGATGGGCAAAAAAAAGCCGGAGGAAATCGCCAAACTCGAAGGCGACTTCACGGGCGGATGCAAGAAAAACGGCATAGACGTTAAAACGGCCAAGAAGATTTTCGATCAGATACAGCACTTCGGCGGATACGGGTTCAACAAATCGCACGCCGCCGCCTACGCGATGCTCGCTTACGAAACGGCGTATCTTAAAGCGAATTTTACCATAGAGTTTCTCACCGCCCTTGTCAATTCCGAAATAGGCCGCTCGACCAAAAAAGAAGAGGACAACAAAGTGGTGGCCTATCTTAAAGAAGCGGAAAATTACGGCATAAAAATTCTCCCGCCGTCGATAAACAAATCCGCCGGAATGTTTACCGTCGAAGACAACGCCATAAGATACGGACTGCTGGCCGTCAAAAACGTCGGCGAAGCGGCCGCCGCTCACATACGGAAAGTCAGAGACGAATCCGGCGAGTTCAAAAATACTTACGATTTTATGCTCAGGGCGTCGTCGAGGGAAGTCAACCGCAAGGCCGTGGAGTCGCTGATAAAGGCCGGGGCGTTCGATTTCGTCGCCGAGACGGCCGGCTATGCCCGCGCGGAGTTTCTGGCCAAGTTCGAGAAGATGGGGGAGTTCGCGGCAAGATTCAATTCGAGCGGCGGCTCGTCGGGAATGCTCTTCGGCGTCGACGAGACGGAACCGGATTTTACCGCGGAATTCCGCCCGTTCACCGAACACGAATGCCTCAAACAGGAAAAAGAAGTCCTCGGGTCTTATCTGTCGGGGCATCCGCTGGCCAAAATGGAAGACGAGCTTAACAAATATTCGACCCACAGAATAGCCGAACTGCTCGGCGACAATCCGCCGCAGGGTTTCATCAAAGTGGCCGGCCTGATCGAAAGCGTCAGAAAATGTGTCACCAAATCCAAGGAGACATTTGCCAGATTCAAGATTGAGGATACCGCCGACGACATAGACGTGGTCATATTCCCCAGAAGTTATCAGGGGAACGCCGCCAAACTACTGGAAAGCGGCGCCACCGTAGTGGTCAAAGGCCGTCTCAACAACCGAGAACCGCGCGAACTCATAGCCGAAGAAGTCACCGACCTCGAAGAAGTCCGGCGGCTCGCGCCCGTGCATTATGAAAAAATGACCATAAAACTTATGGCGGCGGGGGTAGAAGACGATTTTCTGGCGGCTTTAAGAAAAACATTGCTTTCCCATCCGGGGGATACCAAGGTGTGTCTGGAAGCGACCGGAGCGGGGGGAGAGAAATTTCTCATTGAAACCCAGATGGCTGTAAAGGTGGACACCCGTCTTTTTGAAGCGGTCAAGAAGATGATGGGCGCCGAGAACGTTATTTTGACAAAAGCTTAA